From Mauremys mutica isolate MM-2020 ecotype Southern chromosome 23, ASM2049712v1, whole genome shotgun sequence, a single genomic window includes:
- the NIPAL3 gene encoding NIPA-like protein 3, whose translation MEGGNGPDLQLQQLPLATAAVSVLPHEDPYSYKENLIGALLAIFGHLVISIALNLQKYSHIRLAGSRDPRAYFRTKTWWCGLFFLLLGELGVFSSYAFAPLSLIVPLSAVSVIASAIIGIIFIKEKWKPKDFLRRYVLSFVGCGLAVVGTYLLITFGPNSHEMMTGDNITKHLVSWPFLLYMLVEIILFCLLLYFYKRKNANYIVVILLLVALLGSMTVVTVKAIAGMIVVSIQGSLQLGYPIFYIMLVCMVATAVFQARFLTQASQLYDSSQIASIGYILSTATAITAGATFYLDFTGEDVLHICMFALGCLIAFLGVFLITRNKKKSIPFEPYISMDAMPGMQNVHDKGIAVQPDLKASFSYGALENNDSMAEIYTPATLPIVQEEHGSKGVSALPYRVLEHSKKE comes from the exons ATGGAAGGAGGGAATGGCCCAGatctgcagctccagcagcttccACTCGCAACAGCTGCTGTATCTGTACTGCCCCATGAGGATCCCTATTCTTACAAG GAAAACTTGATTGGTGCATTACTGGCTATATTTGGTCATCTAGTTATCAGTATTGCACTCAACCTCCAG AAGTATAGCCACATCCGGCTGGCAGGTTCCAGAGACCCCCGGGCCTATTTCAGGACCAAGACATGGTGGTGTGGTCTGTTTTTTCTGCTGCTGGGAGAACTGGGGGTGTTTTCATCCTATGCCTTTGCACCTCTTTCACTGATTGTGCCACTCAGTGCAGTGTCTGTTATAG CTAGCGCAATCATAGGAATTATATTCATTAAAGAAAAGTGGAAACCCAAAGACTTTTTGA GACGCTATGTTTTGTCCTTCGTAGGCTGTGGTTTGGCGGTTGTTGGAACTTACCTGCTGATAACATTTGGACCCAACAGTCATGAGATGATGACAGGAGACAATATAACTAAGCATTTAGTCAGCTGGCCATTTCTTTTATATATG CTTGTGGAAATCATACTGTTCTGCCTGCTGCTATATTTTTACAAGAGGAAAAATGCTAACTACATAGTAGTTATTCTTCTGCTGGTAGCATTGCTGG GGTCTATGACTGTAGTGACCGTGAAGGCTATAGCAGGCATGATTGTTGTCTCAATAcaaggaagcctccagctcggCTACCCTATATTCTATATCATGTTGGTATGCATGGTTGCAACAGCGGTATTTCAAGCAAG GTTTTTAACTCAAGCCTCGCAGCTGTATGACTCATCTCAGATTGCCAGCATAGGATACATCCTGTCCACAGCAACAGCGATTACAGCAG GAGCAACCTTCTACTTGGACTTCACTGGTGAAGATGTTCTCCATATATGCATGTTTGCACTAGG GTGCCTCATTGCATTTTTAGGTGTCTTCTTAATCACAAGAAACAAGAAGAAATCCATACCATTTGAACCCTACATCTCCATGGATGCTATGCCAG GCATGCAGAATGTGCACGACAAAGGAATTGCAGTTCAGCCTGACCTCAAAGCTTCCTTTTCCTATGGTGCCCTGGAGAACAATGATAGCATGGCAGAGATCTACACTCCAGCCACACTGCCAATAGTGCAGGAGGAGCATGGTTCCAAAGGAGTTTCTGCACTGCCTTACCGTGTGCTGGAGCACAGTAAAAAGGAGTGA